In Pseudoalteromonas tetraodonis, the genomic window TGCATATTTAGCACTAAATGATTTAGTTAAGTTATCCAGTGCGGCTTTACTGGCCGCATAAGCAAGATGTTTTGGGCTGCCTGTTTCCACTACATAATCAGTCAAATGAATAATGTCAGCGGGTTTAGCATGCGACGCCTGATAATTTAATAGTAAATCTGCGCAATGTAAGTTTACCAAGTACGGTGTTTTTGCATGAATGCGCATCATATTGTCAAACAGCTGCTCAAAGTGGGGGTTGTTAGCTTCACAGTCCCAGCTTGATGCATTATGAATAACCGCCCTGAGTGAGTCAGTGTGTGATTTAAGCAACGTAATAAAAGTATTAATGCCCTCATCAGTACTAAAGTCAGCATAAAGACAGGTAACCCCTTGTTGTTCCAACGAATCAACAGCCTCATGACGGGTCCGATAAGTAATAATGACCGCTTGCCCTTGGGCTATAAAGTGCTTTGCCAGCGCAAGCCCTATACGTTGTGCTGCACCAGTAATCAAAATAGGGGGTGTCATAAAATATAAAACTCTCTGTTGGCAAGCGTTAAGGTTAACTTTTAAAAATTTAAGCCACTTATTTTCACGTCATGTTTACGTAAAAT contains:
- the folM gene encoding dihydromonapterin reductase, whose amino-acid sequence is MTPPILITGAAQRIGLALAKHFIAQGQAVIITYRTRHEAVDSLEQQGVTCLYADFSTDEGINTFITLLKSHTDSLRAVIHNASSWDCEANNPHFEQLFDNMMRIHAKTPYLVNLHCADLLLNYQASHAKPADIIHLTDYVVETGSPKHLAYAASKAALDNLTKSFSAKYAPNIKVNSVAPSLIIFNQHDDEQYRAKTLKKSLMGIEPGCQEIINSIDLLLNSHYITGRALPVDGGRHLK